One window from the genome of Pseudonocardia hierapolitana encodes:
- a CDS encoding heavy-metal-associated domain-containing protein, translated as MSESTYTVTGMTCGHCVASVTEEISEIDGVTDVAVDLPTGAVTVTSSKPLESADVRAAVEEAGYQLAG; from the coding sequence ATGAGCGAGAGCACCTACACCGTCACCGGCATGACCTGCGGCCACTGCGTCGCCTCGGTCACCGAGGAGATCAGCGAGATCGACGGTGTCACCGACGTCGCGGTGGACCTGCCCACCGGCGCCGTCACGGTCACCAGCAGCAAGCCGCTCGAAAGCGCGGACGTCCGCGCCGCCGTCGAGGAAGCCGGGTACCAGCTCGCCGGCTGA
- a CDS encoding DUF305 domain-containing protein: MSTIRRSNRAAVAGAALVLSVTLSACGGGSPTPAAAPATIQPPVTAPSGAGAQHNDTDIRFAQMMIPHHQQALAMAEMALQRAESPEVKALAEQIRAAQDPEIATLNGFLSAWGTPPVEGGMDHSGMDHSNGMMAQADMDSLGAATGATFDGTFLEMMIAHHEGAVAESEREVAGGANAEAKQLATQIISGQTAEIERMRQLLG, from the coding sequence ATGTCCACCATTCGCAGGTCCAACCGTGCCGCCGTGGCCGGCGCGGCGCTCGTCCTGTCCGTCACGCTGTCCGCCTGTGGTGGGGGCAGCCCCACGCCCGCCGCCGCTCCTGCCACCATCCAGCCGCCGGTCACCGCCCCGTCCGGTGCCGGGGCGCAGCACAACGACACCGACATCCGCTTCGCCCAGATGATGATCCCCCATCACCAGCAGGCACTGGCGATGGCGGAGATGGCGCTGCAGCGGGCGGAGAGCCCAGAGGTGAAGGCGCTCGCCGAGCAGATCCGGGCGGCGCAGGACCCGGAGATCGCCACCCTGAACGGCTTCCTCTCGGCCTGGGGCACCCCGCCCGTGGAAGGTGGGATGGACCACTCGGGGATGGACCACTCCAACGGGATGATGGCCCAGGCCGACATGGACTCGCTCGGGGCCGCAACCGGCGCGACGTTCGACGGGACGTTCCTCGAGATGATGATCGCGCACCACGAGGGCGCCGTCGCCGAGTCGGAGCGCGAGGTGGCAGGCGGCGCGAACGCGGAGGCCAAGCAGCTCGCCACCCAGATCATCAGCGGGCAGACCGCCGAGATCGAACGGATGCGGCAGCTCCTCGGCTAG
- a CDS encoding metal-sensitive transcriptional regulator gives MHGYTQDKDAYLKRLRRIEGQVRGIAKMIENDKYCIDVLTQVSAATKALEAVALGLLEEHLRHCVAQAAATGGEVAEQKVAEASAAIARLVKS, from the coding sequence ATGCACGGCTACACCCAGGACAAGGACGCCTACCTCAAGCGCCTGCGGCGGATCGAAGGTCAGGTCCGCGGCATCGCGAAGATGATCGAGAACGACAAGTACTGCATCGACGTGCTGACGCAGGTCTCGGCCGCCACGAAGGCCCTCGAAGCGGTGGCTCTCGGCCTGCTCGAGGAGCACCTGCGCCACTGCGTCGCCCAGGCCGCGGCCACGGGCGGCGAGGTCGCGGAGCAGAAGGTCGCCGAGGCGAGCGCCGCGATCGCCCGTCTCGTCAAGTCCTGA
- a CDS encoding heavy metal translocating P-type ATPase — protein sequence MSTASPTTVELAIGGMTCASCANRIERKLNKLDGVTATVNYATEKARVEAPGGVDPAVLVAQVEAAGYTAELPRPAATPGEETAPEDDPTSPLRNRLVTSAVLAVPVIALAMVPAWQFTYWQWISLALAGPVVTWAAWPFHRAAWANLRHATATMDTLISMGVLAAFAWSLYALLFGTAGVPGMTHPFELTISPSDGAGNIYLEVAAGVTTFILAGRYFEARSKRRAGAALRALLELGAKDVAVLRDGAELRIPIEQLAVGDRFVVRPGEKVATDGVVDEGTSAVDASMLTGESVPVEVGPGDAVVGATVNAGGRLVVRATRVGSDTQLAQMATLVEDAQNGKAAVQRLADRISGVFVPIVIALAAATLGFWLGTGAGAAAAFTAAVAVLIIACPCALGLATPTALLVGTGRGAQLGILIKGPEVLESTRRIDTVVLDKTGTVTTGRMELVAVHPGDGVDEDEVLRLAGALEDASEHPIAAAIAWGARDRVGALPAVEGFAAVEGLGVQGIVDGHAVLVGRPALLEEWSQPLGPGLAAHLAAAQSDGRTAVAVAWDGAARAVLVVSDTVKPTSAEAIAQLRGLGLTPVLLTGDNEAAAHAVAAEVGISEVVAEVLPADKVDVVKRLQDEGKVVAMVGDGVNDAAALAQADLGLAMGTGTDVAIEASDITLVRGDLRAAADAIRLSRRTLATIKGNLFWAFAYNVAALPLAAAGLLNPMIAGAAMAFSSAFVVANSLRLRRFR from the coding sequence ATGAGTACCGCTTCCCCCACCACCGTCGAACTGGCGATCGGCGGCATGACGTGCGCGTCGTGCGCCAACCGGATCGAGCGCAAGCTCAACAAGCTCGACGGCGTGACCGCCACCGTCAACTACGCCACCGAGAAGGCGCGGGTCGAGGCCCCGGGCGGCGTCGACCCCGCGGTGCTGGTGGCCCAGGTCGAGGCGGCCGGCTACACCGCCGAGCTGCCCCGGCCGGCCGCAACTCCCGGCGAGGAGACAGCGCCCGAGGACGACCCCACCAGCCCGCTGCGGAACCGGCTGGTCACCAGCGCGGTCCTCGCGGTGCCGGTCATCGCGCTCGCGATGGTCCCCGCATGGCAGTTCACGTACTGGCAGTGGATCTCCCTCGCGCTCGCCGGGCCGGTCGTCACGTGGGCGGCGTGGCCGTTCCACCGGGCGGCGTGGGCGAACCTGCGCCACGCCACCGCAACGATGGACACGCTGATCTCGATGGGCGTGCTCGCGGCCTTCGCCTGGTCGCTGTACGCCCTGCTGTTCGGCACGGCCGGGGTGCCCGGCATGACGCACCCCTTCGAGCTGACGATCTCGCCCAGCGACGGCGCCGGAAACATCTACCTGGAGGTGGCGGCCGGCGTCACCACGTTCATCCTCGCCGGCCGCTACTTCGAAGCCCGCTCGAAGCGCCGTGCCGGGGCGGCCCTGCGGGCGCTGCTCGAGCTGGGGGCGAAGGACGTCGCCGTGCTGCGGGACGGCGCCGAGCTGCGCATCCCGATCGAGCAGCTGGCCGTGGGCGACCGGTTCGTCGTGCGGCCGGGTGAGAAGGTCGCCACCGACGGCGTGGTCGACGAGGGCACCTCGGCGGTGGACGCCTCGATGCTGACCGGCGAGTCGGTGCCGGTCGAGGTCGGGCCCGGCGACGCGGTCGTCGGTGCCACCGTCAACGCGGGCGGGCGGCTCGTCGTGCGCGCCACCCGGGTCGGCTCGGACACCCAGCTCGCGCAGATGGCGACGCTGGTGGAGGACGCCCAGAACGGCAAGGCAGCCGTGCAGCGCCTCGCCGACCGCATCTCCGGGGTGTTCGTGCCGATCGTGATCGCACTCGCCGCCGCCACCCTCGGGTTCTGGCTCGGCACGGGCGCCGGTGCGGCGGCGGCGTTCACGGCCGCGGTCGCGGTGCTGATCATCGCCTGCCCCTGTGCGCTGGGGCTCGCGACGCCCACCGCGCTGCTGGTCGGCACCGGCCGGGGTGCCCAGCTGGGCATCCTGATCAAGGGTCCCGAGGTGCTGGAGTCCACGCGCCGGATCGACACCGTCGTGCTGGACAAGACGGGCACCGTCACCACCGGCCGGATGGAGCTCGTCGCCGTGCACCCCGGTGACGGCGTCGACGAGGACGAGGTCCTGCGGCTCGCCGGCGCGCTGGAGGACGCATCCGAGCACCCGATCGCCGCGGCGATCGCCTGGGGTGCCCGCGACCGCGTCGGAGCGCTCCCGGCCGTCGAGGGGTTCGCAGCCGTCGAGGGCCTGGGGGTGCAGGGGATCGTCGACGGGCACGCCGTGCTCGTCGGCCGACCGGCGCTGCTGGAGGAGTGGAGCCAGCCGCTCGGCCCCGGCCTCGCCGCGCACCTCGCGGCGGCGCAGTCCGACGGGCGCACGGCGGTCGCCGTGGCGTGGGACGGCGCGGCTCGCGCGGTCCTGGTGGTGTCCGACACGGTGAAGCCCACGTCGGCAGAGGCCATCGCACAGCTGCGAGGGCTCGGGCTCACCCCCGTGCTGCTCACCGGCGACAACGAGGCCGCAGCGCATGCCGTGGCCGCCGAGGTCGGCATCAGCGAGGTCGTGGCCGAGGTCCTGCCGGCCGACAAGGTCGACGTGGTCAAGCGGCTGCAGGACGAGGGCAAGGTCGTCGCCATGGTCGGCGACGGGGTCAACGACGCCGCCGCACTCGCCCAGGCCGACCTGGGGCTGGCCATGGGCACCGGCACCGACGTGGCGATCGAGGCGAGCGACATCACCCTGGTCCGGGGCGACCTGCGGGCCGCGGCCGACGCGATCCGGCTCTCCCGCCGGACGCTCGCCACGATCAAGGGCAACCTGTTCTGGGCGTTCGCCTACAACGTGGCCGCCCTTCCGCTGGCGGCGGCCGGCCTGCTCAACCCGATGATCGCCGGGGCGGCGATGGCCTTCAGCTCGGCGTTCGTCGTGGCGAACAGTCTGCGGCTGCGCCGGTTCCGCTGA
- a CDS encoding TetR/AcrR family transcriptional regulator: MAGDPISEKPRRRRADAERNVAAIVAAARDLLSRGTLPSMGEVAVAAGVGRVTLYAHFASREVLLDAVVRQVMAETDQVLTGLRLDDDPPQVALDRLVRTSWQILDRQRTVRSVALAELGPEALREQHDRVAHHVERLIARGKDDGVFRADLPEPWLVAAFYATVHAAADEVSGSRLDARVAPDVLGATLRSILEVG; this comes from the coding sequence GTGGCTGGGGACCCGATCAGCGAGAAGCCGCGGCGGCGCCGGGCCGACGCGGAGCGCAACGTGGCGGCGATCGTGGCGGCGGCCCGTGACCTGCTGTCCCGCGGAACGCTGCCGTCGATGGGCGAGGTCGCGGTGGCCGCCGGCGTGGGCCGGGTCACGCTCTACGCGCACTTCGCGTCCCGCGAGGTCCTCCTCGACGCCGTCGTCCGCCAGGTGATGGCGGAGACCGATCAGGTACTGACCGGTCTCCGCCTCGACGACGACCCGCCGCAGGTCGCGCTGGACCGGCTGGTCCGCACGTCCTGGCAGATCCTGGACCGTCAACGCACCGTGCGGTCCGTTGCGCTCGCCGAGCTCGGCCCCGAGGCCCTGCGCGAGCAGCACGACCGGGTCGCCCACCACGTCGAGCGCCTGATCGCACGGGGGAAGGACGACGGCGTGTTCCGCGCGGACCTGCCCGAGCCGTGGCTGGTGGCGGCCTTCTACGCCACGGTGCACGCCGCGGCCGACGAGGTCAGCGGCAGCCGGCTCGACGCACGGGTGGCGCCCGACGTGCTGGGCGCCACCCTGCGGTCGATCCTCGAGGTGGGCTAG
- a CDS encoding complex I subunit 4 family protein, giving the protein MLSLIVFLPAVVAAVLLLVPATAPRRVFTGAWVGVSAVDLALVVAVWLTPGSGFRFEERVAWMPTVGISYHVGVDGISLPLVALTAVLFAGCAVFALRETRRVKSYVALFLALQTVSLGLFVALDLILFFLFFDLSIVFMYFLIAGWGHGERARAAALKFFLYTFLGSLALLLGFIVLYLAAEPHTFDIVELVAADPLAGGGPAAALALLAIGIGLAVKTPTVPFHTWLPPAHTEAPATGSAILAGILLKMGTYGFLRIAMPILPDTWRQYAVVAVVVGVVSVLYGALVALAQSDVKRMIAYTSVNHMGYVVLGVGAAGILAGSDEQARQLATTGAVTQMVAHGLITGALFLLTGVLYDRGRTYDMAAYSGLAARTPLFAGVFAVAAFASLGLPGFAGFIAEFQIFTGALASAPVATALAVLGILVTAALFLRALQRVFLGPERLPDAPGTPRPFADLHPSETVAIVPLLALATVIGVLPRFLLDVIEPASRALVELVAR; this is encoded by the coding sequence GTGCTCTCGCTGATCGTGTTCCTGCCCGCGGTGGTGGCGGCGGTGCTGCTGCTGGTGCCGGCCACCGCGCCGCGGCGGGTGTTCACCGGCGCCTGGGTGGGGGTCAGCGCCGTCGACCTCGCGCTGGTCGTGGCGGTGTGGCTCACGCCGGGCAGCGGGTTCCGGTTCGAGGAGCGGGTGGCCTGGATGCCGACCGTCGGCATCTCTTACCACGTGGGGGTCGACGGGATCTCGCTTCCGCTCGTCGCGCTCACCGCTGTGCTCTTCGCCGGGTGCGCGGTGTTCGCGCTGCGGGAGACCCGCCGGGTGAAGAGCTACGTCGCGCTGTTCCTCGCCCTGCAGACGGTGTCGCTCGGGCTCTTCGTCGCCCTGGACCTGATCCTGTTCTTCCTGTTCTTCGACCTGTCGATCGTGTTCATGTACTTCCTGATCGCCGGGTGGGGGCACGGCGAGCGGGCCCGCGCGGCGGCGCTGAAGTTCTTCCTCTACACGTTCCTCGGGTCGCTGGCCCTGCTGCTCGGGTTCATCGTGCTGTACCTCGCCGCGGAGCCGCACACGTTCGACATCGTCGAGCTGGTCGCGGCCGATCCGCTCGCAGGCGGCGGGCCGGCGGCCGCGCTGGCGCTGCTCGCGATCGGGATCGGCCTCGCGGTGAAGACGCCGACGGTGCCGTTCCACACCTGGCTCCCGCCCGCTCACACCGAGGCGCCGGCCACCGGCTCGGCGATCCTCGCCGGGATCCTGCTGAAGATGGGCACGTACGGCTTCCTGCGCATCGCGATGCCGATCCTGCCCGACACGTGGCGCCAGTACGCCGTGGTCGCGGTCGTCGTCGGCGTCGTGTCGGTGCTCTACGGGGCCCTGGTCGCGCTGGCCCAGAGCGACGTCAAGCGGATGATCGCCTACACGTCGGTGAACCACATGGGTTACGTGGTCCTCGGCGTGGGCGCGGCCGGGATACTGGCAGGCAGCGACGAGCAGGCCCGGCAGCTGGCCACGACCGGCGCGGTGACCCAGATGGTGGCCCACGGCCTGATCACCGGGGCGCTGTTCCTGCTCACCGGCGTGCTCTACGACCGCGGCCGCACCTACGACATGGCCGCCTACTCCGGGCTCGCGGCGCGGACGCCGCTGTTCGCGGGCGTGTTCGCCGTGGCAGCGTTCGCGTCGCTGGGTCTGCCCGGCTTCGCCGGGTTCATCGCCGAGTTCCAGATCTTCACCGGCGCGCTGGCGTCCGCGCCGGTCGCGACCGCGCTCGCCGTCCTCGGCATCCTCGTCACGGCGGCGCTGTTCCTCCGCGCGCTGCAGCGGGTGTTCCTCGGCCCGGAACGCCTGCCGGACGCGCCGGGCACGCCACGGCCGTTCGCCGACCTGCACCCCAGCGAGACGGTCGCGATCGTCCCGCTGCTGGCGCTGGCCACCGTGATCGGGGTGCTGCCCCGGTTCCTGCTCGACGTGATCGAACCGGCGTCCCGCGCGCTCGTGGAGCTGGTCGCCCGGTGA
- a CDS encoding complex I subunit 1 family protein has translation MGEMPVVPDPAALPWWSALLLPVLLGFVTWLALVGDAAFAGERAALAVPGREVARLLVGQRRRTVAGDVVLGRIGAGVLPVAALLAAAVLPLGERPVADLSVGVVWFNAMEVLAWAAVWMVGWGSNSALGLVGGYRFVAQGLAYELPHMFAIITAALGAESLRLTTIVDAQRDLWFVVIMPVAFVVYLMSAAAMAFWGPFDAPVDRDVAGGAAAELSGVDRLVFAGGRWLLLVTAAAMAVPLFLGGGAGPLLPAWVWVAVKTAAVLALLLWLRHRFPTVRMDRYVEFAWVVLIPLTIAQALAVALVVLGGA, from the coding sequence ATGGGTGAGATGCCGGTCGTTCCGGATCCGGCCGCGCTCCCGTGGTGGTCGGCGCTGTTGTTGCCGGTGCTCCTCGGGTTCGTCACGTGGTTGGCGCTGGTCGGGGACGCGGCGTTCGCGGGCGAGCGCGCGGCCCTCGCCGTGCCGGGGCGCGAGGTCGCCCGGCTGCTCGTCGGGCAGCGCCGCCGCACGGTCGCAGGGGACGTGGTGCTGGGGCGCATCGGTGCCGGTGTGCTGCCGGTGGCCGCGCTGCTGGCCGCCGCGGTGCTGCCGCTGGGGGAGCGGCCGGTGGCCGATCTCTCGGTCGGCGTCGTCTGGTTCAACGCGATGGAGGTGCTGGCCTGGGCCGCGGTGTGGATGGTCGGGTGGGGCTCCAACAGCGCGCTGGGGCTGGTGGGCGGCTACCGGTTCGTCGCGCAGGGGCTTGCCTACGAGCTGCCGCACATGTTCGCGATCATCACCGCCGCGCTGGGCGCGGAGAGCCTGCGCCTCACCACGATCGTCGACGCCCAGCGCGACCTCTGGTTCGTCGTGATCATGCCGGTCGCGTTCGTGGTGTACCTGATGTCGGCGGCCGCGATGGCGTTCTGGGGCCCCTTCGACGCGCCCGTCGACCGGGACGTCGCCGGCGGCGCGGCGGCGGAGCTCTCGGGCGTCGACCGGCTGGTGTTCGCGGGCGGCCGGTGGCTGCTGCTCGTCACCGCGGCCGCGATGGCCGTGCCGCTCTTCCTCGGTGGGGGAGCGGGCCCGCTGCTGCCGGCGTGGGTCTGGGTGGCGGTCAAGACCGCCGCGGTGCTGGCGCTGCTGCTGTGGCTGCGCCACCGGTTCCCGACCGTGCGGATGGACCGCTACGTCGAGTTCGCCTGGGTCGTGCTGATCCCGCTGACGATCGCGCAGGCCCTGGCCGTGGCGCTGGTCGTGCTCGGAGGGGCCTGA
- a CDS encoding metal-sensitive transcriptional regulator, translating into MNGYAHDKDAYLKRMRRIEGQVRGIAKMIETDQYCIDVLTQVSAATKALEAVALGLLDEHLKHCVTQAAAEGGAVADEKVAEASAAIARLVKS; encoded by the coding sequence ATGAACGGCTACGCCCACGACAAGGACGCCTACCTCAAGCGGATGCGCCGCATCGAGGGGCAGGTCCGCGGCATCGCCAAGATGATCGAGACCGACCAGTACTGCATCGACGTGCTCACCCAGGTCTCCGCCGCCACCAAGGCCCTCGAGGCCGTGGCGCTCGGCCTGCTCGACGAGCACCTGAAGCACTGCGTCACCCAGGCCGCCGCCGAGGGCGGTGCGGTGGCCGACGAGAAGGTCGCAGAAGCCAGCGCCGCCATCGCGCGGCTCGTCAAGTCCTGA
- the nuoK gene encoding NADH-quinone oxidoreductase subunit NuoK — translation MTLQLFLLLAAGLFAIGLYGALSQQSIVMLMMGLELMLNGVIVAAAAFWYFVSPGGTDGQVLIVVIITVMAVEMAVGFAVVTAIYRARQVDMTDDAADLKG, via the coding sequence ATGACCCTGCAGTTGTTCCTGCTGCTCGCCGCCGGGCTGTTCGCGATCGGGCTCTACGGGGCGCTGTCCCAGCAGTCGATCGTGATGCTGATGATGGGCCTCGAGCTGATGCTGAACGGCGTGATCGTCGCGGCGGCGGCGTTCTGGTACTTCGTCTCGCCGGGCGGCACCGACGGCCAGGTGCTCATCGTCGTGATCATCACCGTGATGGCGGTCGAGATGGCGGTCGGGTTCGCCGTCGTCACGGCCATCTACCGGGCCCGGCAGGTGGACATGACCGACGACGCCGCCGATCTGAAGGGCTGA
- a CDS encoding NADH-quinone oxidoreductase subunit A, with protein MAEFGPLLVVLAVGGGLVLACYALSALVAVRPPADGVGAFAGGLPPREHAVSRFHVRWYPVTMVFLAFDMEMLFMYPWTLVVSRVGAAAVIEMFLFLAILLAGVLYAWREGALRWT; from the coding sequence GTGGCGGAGTTCGGCCCGCTGCTCGTGGTGCTCGCCGTCGGCGGTGGCCTGGTGCTGGCGTGCTACGCGCTCTCCGCGCTGGTGGCGGTCCGGCCCCCGGCCGACGGGGTCGGGGCCTTCGCAGGCGGCCTGCCCCCTCGGGAGCACGCCGTCTCGCGGTTCCACGTGCGCTGGTACCCGGTGACCATGGTGTTCCTGGCCTTCGACATGGAGATGCTCTTCATGTACCCGTGGACGCTCGTCGTGTCCCGGGTGGGGGCGGCCGCGGTGATCGAGATGTTCCTGTTCCTCGCGATCCTGCTCGCCGGGGTGCTCTACGCGTGGCGCGAGGGAGCGCTGCGGTGGACCTGA
- a CDS encoding NADH-quinone oxidoreductase subunit L, translating into MLWWLVAVPLLAGAGLALAGRRADRAAPAAGVLVAVAVLALAITAALTRPAVDAPLVAGVRAGLAVDGLSALMVVTVAGATLAVLAHAAGEAELRTARFVGCMLLFAGAMLVTVTATTLAALLMAWEVMGAMSWALIAHRWREPESVRAAHTAFLTTRLADAGLYVAAGAALAGGVGSLALAELPVAREPWLHVVAAGLVVAALGKSAQLPFSFWLSQAMRGPSPVSALLHSATMVAAGAYLLLRLAPLLETAGWAAPLVAWVGAATALLMGLVAVAQSDLKQLLAASTCAQIGFMVLAAGVGGVAGGALQLVAHAATKSLLFLGAGAWLVLLGTKQLGELRGAARRYPLVGVTFTVGAASLAGLPPLSLWVTKDLVLAAALDRSTALYVVGLVAALVSAIYSAKAVWWVWQPPPSDERRVRRIGTDERAVRRNGVLPLGVLALLAALLGIPLLTLASAPWELVLSGALAVVAVAVTWRVAGRIGAPPVLASWLGIERLSHAVVVRPVLGLARLLARFDDGLDSSVTAVARGTVAVAQALDRRGEGAVDGAVRGIADGARALGRLARRPQTGQVHQYYAQAAAALAVLALVVIVMG; encoded by the coding sequence ATGCTGTGGTGGCTGGTCGCGGTGCCGCTGCTCGCGGGCGCCGGGCTCGCGCTCGCGGGTCGCCGCGCCGACCGGGCCGCGCCGGCGGCCGGGGTGCTGGTCGCGGTCGCCGTGCTGGCTCTCGCGATCACCGCGGCGCTCACCCGCCCCGCCGTCGACGCACCGCTCGTGGCCGGGGTCCGCGCCGGGCTCGCCGTCGACGGGCTCTCGGCGCTGATGGTCGTCACCGTCGCCGGTGCGACGCTGGCCGTGCTCGCCCACGCCGCGGGCGAGGCGGAGCTGCGGACCGCGCGGTTCGTCGGGTGCATGCTGCTGTTCGCCGGGGCGATGCTCGTGACGGTCACCGCGACCACCCTCGCAGCGCTGCTCATGGCCTGGGAGGTCATGGGCGCGATGAGCTGGGCGCTCATCGCCCACCGGTGGCGGGAACCGGAGTCGGTGCGCGCGGCGCACACGGCCTTCCTCACCACCCGACTCGCCGATGCCGGGCTCTACGTCGCCGCCGGAGCCGCGCTGGCGGGCGGCGTCGGATCGCTCGCGCTCGCCGAGCTTCCGGTCGCGCGCGAGCCGTGGCTGCACGTCGTCGCCGCCGGGCTGGTCGTCGCGGCGCTGGGGAAGTCGGCGCAACTGCCGTTCAGCTTCTGGCTGTCGCAGGCGATGCGCGGCCCGAGCCCGGTCTCGGCGCTCCTGCACTCGGCCACGATGGTGGCGGCCGGGGCGTACCTGCTGCTGCGGCTCGCTCCGCTGCTCGAGACGGCCGGGTGGGCCGCGCCGCTGGTGGCGTGGGTCGGTGCGGCGACGGCCCTGCTGATGGGGCTGGTCGCGGTCGCGCAGTCCGATCTCAAGCAGCTGCTCGCGGCCTCGACGTGCGCGCAGATCGGGTTCATGGTGCTCGCCGCGGGCGTCGGCGGCGTCGCGGGCGGGGCGCTGCAGCTGGTGGCGCACGCCGCCACCAAGAGCCTGCTCTTCCTCGGAGCGGGTGCCTGGCTCGTCCTGCTCGGGACGAAGCAGCTCGGCGAGCTCCGCGGCGCAGCGCGGCGCTACCCCCTGGTCGGCGTGACGTTCACCGTCGGCGCGGCCTCACTGGCCGGCCTCCCGCCGCTCTCCCTGTGGGTGACGAAGGACCTGGTCCTGGCCGCTGCGCTGGACCGGAGCACCGCCCTCTACGTCGTCGGCCTGGTCGCAGCGCTGGTCTCGGCGATCTACAGCGCGAAGGCGGTGTGGTGGGTCTGGCAACCGCCCCCTTCCGACGAACGGCGCGTTCGTCGGATAGGTACCGACGAACGCGCCGTTCGTCGGAACGGGGTGTTGCCGCTCGGAGTGCTCGCGCTGCTCGCCGCCCTGCTCGGGATTCCCCTTCTCACCCTCGCTTCCGCACCCTGGGAGCTCGTCCTGTCCGGAGCGCTCGCGGTCGTCGCCGTCGCGGTGACTTGGCGGGTCGCGGGGCGGATCGGGGCCCCGCCCGTGCTCGCCTCGTGGCTCGGGATCGAGCGCCTCTCGCACGCGGTGGTCGTGCGGCCGGTTCTCGGCCTCGCCCGGCTGCTCGCCCGCTTCGACGACGGCCTGGACAGCTCCGTGACCGCGGTGGCCCGGGGAACCGTGGCCGTGGCGCAGGCGCTGGACCGGCGGGGCGAGGGGGCCGTCGACGGCGCGGTGCGCGGGATCGCGGACGGGGCCCGCGCCCTCGGCAGGCTCGCCCGCCGCCCGCAGACCGGGCAGGTCCACCAGTACTACGCCCAGGCGGCCGCCGCGCTCGCGGTGCTGGCCCTCGTCGTGATCGTCATGGGGTGA
- a CDS encoding NADH-quinone oxidoreductase subunit J — MLEIVLFWVLAAAALVFGYLVFRLDSMAQVTFALLASFLAVAGLVLLLGLGYLGVVIALMMVIEMVIMAVFMIMFMMNPAGLMPMTMVHNKAGSAVIAIGTFVVLAAGILLVDWPTREGEPAPDPTFALGEALMGGQMLTMMTLGVGLFATIVATVVLSTDRGRYGGER; from the coding sequence ATGCTCGAGATCGTCCTGTTCTGGGTGCTCGCCGCGGCCGCGCTGGTGTTCGGGTACCTGGTGTTCCGGCTGGACTCGATGGCGCAGGTGACGTTCGCGCTGCTCGCGTCGTTCCTCGCCGTGGCGGGGCTCGTGCTGCTGCTCGGGCTGGGCTACCTCGGCGTCGTCATCGCGCTCATGATGGTCATCGAAATGGTGATCATGGCCGTCTTCATGATCATGTTCATGATGAACCCGGCCGGGTTGATGCCGATGACGATGGTGCACAACAAGGCCGGGTCCGCGGTGATAGCGATCGGCACGTTCGTCGTGCTGGCGGCCGGGATCCTGCTCGTCGACTGGCCGACCCGCGAGGGCGAGCCCGCGCCCGACCCGACGTTCGCGCTCGGCGAGGCCCTGATGGGCGGGCAGATGCTCACGATGATGACGCTCGGCGTGGGCCTGTTCGCCACGATCGTCGCCACCGTGGTGCTGTCCACCGACCGCGGCCGCTACGGCGGCGAGCGATGA